The Falco biarmicus isolate bFalBia1 chromosome 14, bFalBia1.pri, whole genome shotgun sequence DNA segment TCATGCAATGTTCCTGGTAATTAATTGGTATTTAATTAATTAAGGGATAATGGCATTCAATTAAGGGATGCTTGTGGAACACTGTCACTGGGTAATTAATGGCTTCCTGCTGCTCAAGCAAAGCCGAagcatttggggaaaataaatagaGAGGAGAAGCTGAGATGTTTATTCCCTTGGCAGGAGGCAACCTTGTGTCCCAGTGATCTCTGAGTCTCCTGCACTGTCACCAAGACAGGGACAGCgttcccagctgcaggcaagAAGCACTGCGTGACcttgcagcagccaggcacccaTTCACCAGCtctcagctggcagcagccgTGATGTGCAGTCACTGGCAAGGAGGAGAACTGCACAAACAGCGAGCACCTGATGTTCCCAGCATCACACAGCAGgccagtggcagaaacaagACCTGATTTCCAGACCCTGTGCTCAGGGTTCTGCTCGGGGTGAGCCAGGCTCTGCCCCTGACATGTGTGAGTTTGAAATTGCTCACGCTGGTTCAAGGACCAAAGTATCTGGGGGAAAATGGGCCTTGTGTCCTATCGACTTTGGAGGAGAGCgcagaaaaaatatgaatttccTGGGATGTgaagataaattaaaacaatttccCTGAatcaaacagaacagaacaccATTTTGAATAAAGAAGGACAAATATTGAAGGATAGACAGGAATGAGTCACTTTACCAGCTGTTCCCGGCTGGCTAGAAACACTCTATGATGTTGAATGAGCCCTGTGTGTGATGGgtataaatatttcaagcaCCTCTGGCAGGGCTCAGAGGGTCTGAACCCATCTGGTCCCTGCTAGCACTGCACCCTGTGCGAGGGACCAGCCTGAGGCaggggctcctgctgctgctggagagcaggggACCGCCCGAGAAGAGTGACGGCCACGTCTGCCACTATGACCCCTGGTTGCCCCAGCCATCTTTTTGGACATGTGCCACTCAGCTCTGATCTCCCTCTTTGGGAATGAGGGTATTTCTGGGCAGAACGGGAGAATGGTCCCTGGGCACTGAAGCcctctcagatttcttttccagagCTGGGGTGCAGACAACAGCCCAACGCCGCCCCCTCAGAGCAGAAGTGCTTCAGAGCTCCTGGTTCTGTCCCATGCCACAGCGatcccagccctgctttcccTGGGCGGCTCTGCCAGCAGCCGGCATTAAAGATGCAGGAGGCTCCGCTCCCCGCTGCCATACACACGCATAAAGCACATCGAGGCGAGGATATCTGTGTGGCCTGCATTAGCATACTCTTTTCATTCCTAATCCCACCAGACTCCAGAGAAGGAGTTATTGCAGCCTAGGAAAGGAGCACGGATAAATTACAACACATAGTATttaagatgctgctgctgtggggaccCATCTTCTTTATTTATCACTGACCTTACCCCAGAAGTCCACGTTGGAGCATTTCTGAGGTTGGTTTGAGGCTCAAGCTTctgccttcccagcacagaACCAATGGAGTGATAAGGATCCTGAccacagctcagagcagctgtgtggcaGGGTGTCCTCCCAGTAATTTGTCAACACCTTGGTCCATCCTTGGGGATGTGGAGAGGATCAAAGCTGGGCTGGAGCACCCAGCTCCTGGGTGGACAGCCATTTAATGTTATTCAATGAGGTGCAATGTGAAAATTGCCAAAGACTGCGGTGTTTTTGTTCCCTGGCAGCTTGCAATAGGTTTTCCCTTAAAAGCCCTCAGCCGTTTTTGTATCAAAAACACATTCCCAGCTGAGAACTGCAAAACaattggggtgggggagggaatGTAAATTGGCATTTCATAGTTTGATTGCTGATGCCTCCTCTGAAGGAACTGCTTGCTGGATCTAATTGTTTAGCCCAAGAATTTAATGATGCTATTAATAATTAACTGTTCCATACACTTTACACTGGCTCCTTAAACGCATTGGATTTTTGTTATTCTCTGGCACTCCTGTATAAACAATTTTTCCCTCCTAATTCCTTCTCATATTTCAGCTTTACTTGGTAGAATTAGTGTGATATGCAAAATATAGAAAGCTATTGCTGGTTGACACCTTTGCTGCTACAGCAGACTTAAAGTGTGACAGGTCCTTTCCGAGTGCATGCCAGTGAGTGGCAGCTTTCccagggaaggggggagaaTGATGAGCTAAAGAGCACATCAGCGACCTCCCATCTTTTCCAGTGGTCTATGCGACAGGACAAAGATGCAAGGAAACTCCCAGGGCAGAGGAAGGTCGAGGAAATTTCCACTGTGAAGTTATAACCTAGAAACCATCAGTGTTAACCATTTCTTTGTTGTTCTGCGTGTGTCAGGAACATGCGTGTTTCTGAGTACATGTGTGTATCCACGCATGGATGAGAGGTACTTCTAGTCGCTGATACCTCAGAGCTCCTCATCATCTGTGTAGCTGCCGATgaacccttttttttcctggggtaGGTGTAGGGGATGGACACGGTGGGGTGCAGGCAGTTTCCTGAGACCTTTGGGACGGAAGGTAATTGTGAAAATGTAAACTCCCATTTCTAATTAATTGCAGATTAAGTTAAAAATAGAGTCTGTTATATAAAATGTATCTTGAAAGCCCTGGTCTGGCTGGTTACACAATACCCAGGACAATAATCTCTAATTAGGGGTGAAAATGCTCCAGGTGtgatttttgaaaacaggcaGAGCAAAACAGTCGGGAAACAGCTCGTTTTCCTGGTGTGACCCACTCTTCACCCCCAAGTGCATCCTCATGCCAGGCTGGGGTTTATCCTCTGCTCCATCCCCAGACGTCCCATCTCACTCCGTGCAGCAAGCAGAAAACTCTCAGGGTGGTACCCAGTCACCACGCGCAAACCTGGAGGTCCCCAAACACTTTTAACCCCCAATTTCCCTGAAAGGCAAATCCCACCTCGGGGCTGAGgacacagcctttccctccccGCAGTTCGAGCAGTGCTGGTGGTTCTTCATGGCTGTTTAACAGGCATGGCCCCTGTTGCGCCACAGCCCGACGAACCGCGCCACAGCTCCTCTCCAAAGGTCGTTTGTGTTGGCCGGCGCCCAGCTTAAAAGCAGTTCATTTATCTCTTGTGTGcgtgcagagctggctggctcTCAGACGGGCAAATTCTTTTGCTGCTTAGCGTTTGCCATCGGAGCGGTGACCTGCAGGCACGATGGGTGCCAGCAGAGAGCTCCAGGAAGGATGCAGAAGGACCTCAAAGGGCTTCTGCCAGAAGCAAACCTCTGCTTCCCACCCAAAACCCCGACTGACCCTGACACCAAGGAATTGGTTTtagagcagggctggcacttCTTGTTGCTGGAGGCTGATCAAAGCTGGTAGGAGAGCCTGGCTGGACCGTGTCTTAGGGTGGGAGAAGCTGTGATCCTGAAGGCACAGATCCTGGGGAAAGCAGACAGATGGGGCTGGTTCCAACTGCCAGATCCACTGCAGGGATGTTTGGCAGCTGGTCCTAGCACCAGCAATGCTTTCCGCAGCCCTTTCTACTGAAGTGCCTCCAGTGCAACCATGGACAAGCTCCAGATCCGGTGGCCCCTGCCTAAGCCCCCTCCCATGACACTTTTACTCTTGTAAGTTCCATGTACGCCTGTCTCCTGGGAACTGAAGGTCCTGTGCAGGGGATGATGTTGTTCCTGCCACCCTTTATGGAGCCTtttgctggctgccagctctgcccaggggTTATCTCTcactgctccagctctctgcatTCTTGCAAACACTTTCCTAGTGTGGCTGCatataaaaggaagaagaatgcAGATCCAGTCTCTCCATCCACTCCCCAAGAGGCCAAGCAATTccttgctgctggcagagcctcACCCCACAGCAAACACTCGTCGggtttttcatttaattcatttttatttaatctgaaaaagGATTATCTGTCACCTGAGGAGCCGCTTGGAGATCACAGTCAGAGCACAATGCGGTTTCTTTGCAATGTGCAGGGGTTTCCCTGAATCATCCCAGGGGCCACGGACAGACACTGGGGGTGAGGAAAGttgctgtttgcagagcaaTGGACTTCTCTGACTTGCTGGAGGATGAggcaggtgctgggggtggTGAGATGCAGGACCGGGGGGACTGTCTCATGGGGCTCCCATGGGCAACAGGGAACAGACTGACTTCAAGTGTCACAGCTCAGATCAGCCCAGGTCTGTACTCTGCTACTCACCTTCCTTGCTCCTCCCAGGACCTTGAAAACCACTGTTTCTGGTTGCTGGGACCAAAGCTTCCCTTGACTATCACAGCCCCAACTAGGTCTTCTCCACTATCCAGCTGTGCATCCCCCAGCTGGCCTATCCAGCACCTCTATCACAAAGTTCTCTACAAAACTCCCCAGAAATCTCTGGGACTACTTGTATCCTGACCCATTGTCCTTCCAGCAGGTATCAGGGAGGCTGAAGTCTCGCATGAGAGCAGAGTTTGTCACTCAGAGGCTTCCTCAAGTTAAAGGCTTTGTGCCTTTCCTCCCATTGATGGGGTGGTCCGTAACATGCTCCCACCCCAAAGTCACCTTCCCACACCGTCCTCTGATCCTGACCCATGGGCGCACACCCAGAGGGTCACCCATCCTGTGGAGGAGCCCCATCCACCTGAGCTGCTCCCACTGTCCTTGCAAGGTGGGGCTCCTTGGTCATCAGAGGCGATGTCAGCCTGCtcagcccggggcagggcagcaccCTCCCTCTCACTGGCTCATTTCTGGCTGGAGGCCCAAACGCAAGGTTGGGCAGTGTTCAAGGGTTCGTGTAAGAAAAGGAACATATCTGCAAAACATCATGACCTCTCATGAAAAGAAGGTTTTGCTGAATCCACTTGCAAACATTACAGATGGAGAATGTATGGGACTCGGATATAAAAATTCCattaatttcaggaaaattgAATGTCTAAACCACTTGTAGAGTTTTGAATGGCTACGTTCAAACATCTGTACCAAAGAAAGAGGTGAGGAGACTGGAGTTAATTTTTGACACAaactatattttattatttgaaatgcCAGGAAAATTCATTCTCATTACATGTGGGAACTTCTGCTGGGTGGTAGCTTTGGCCCTGTACATTCACCCTGgacctcctcctttttctctatGACCCTCCATATATGCTTGTGCCACTTGGGATATCATACGTCCCTCCGGATGGCCATGGCAAGGAGCACACTGTTGTGGGTACAGGCTTGTAACCCTTTTGACTTCTGGATGGGCTTAATGAGCAACCTACGCTCCTCATTTTGGGAGCATGGACAGCCTTTACCACCTGCTACCCAGGGGATGTCGGTGGAGATACTCAACGTACCCAGGACATCCTTCTCCAGAACAGGAGACAAGGTCTCCTCTCATAGCTGGTATTTCTTCAGCAGCTCGCTTTGCCACTGCCGCTTCTTGTTGGGAAAGGCAACAGGGATCTTGATCTTACGGAATTCCTCGATGCATTTCCCCAGCTCAGACTCCAGCGCCCGTCTCTCCTcgctcactgctgctgcagccacaggactGACCTCCACCCCGTTCTCCTTCACTGCTGTGTGGTCgctgtttctcctctgcccCATCTGCTTCACCTCCTCCAGCTTCTTCATGGACTTGGAGAAGTCCAGGGTgttggggcaggctgggcaCTCCTCGGGGGCTTCTGGCCATGGCAAGGAGtcggtggggctggggtccctcACCTCTGACTGGGGGTCTTTGCCTAGGAGAGTCTCATCTGTGGCAGGAGTCAGGTTGGGCTCGTTGTAGCTGCTCATGCCGGAGGTTGCAAAGTCATCCCCACTGCTGGGGTCAGCTGGGTCCTGCCTCGTCTCATGGCTCTGCTCCGGCTCCTCTGGGTTGCCgtgggctggggaaggaaagcagagagctgCGTGAGGAGTAGGAGCTTGCACAGCCCCTGGTGACAGGCTGCATCTCGAGCCAGGCTGgggtgcagccaggctggggggcaggtAGCTCGTCTCCGTTGGGCACAGGGCACGTACAACTGGGTCCCTGTGGGGTGGCCAGCTGGGCAAGCAAAGCCCAGCCACCACTCTGGTGAACCTTTCCCCAGGCCCTGGGGCCAGCCCCAGGTGGGCTTGTGGGGTCCTGGAAAGGTTATGGGCTTCCTGCGGTCTGTGGTTTTGTCTGCAGTGGTGCtgagggatgctcagcatggGAGTGGTCCAAACCAGAAACCTGAGATGCAAGGGGCCctgaaatggaagaagaaacCACACAGCCTCCCGCAAGTCCTCGGGCAGGGCTTGCACATGCTTTTGTTTGTTAACAACAGTGGAAAACAAGCAGTGACTCTGCATGGGAAAGCCTCTGTGTTTCAATTACCAGCTGCCAgggaaaagcagggagaaaagttAATGGGAGCAGCTAAAAAGGCATTTAGCAGAGgtgcccctgctcccctccccaggtctgcaaagagcagcaaatgcttttaaagcCGAACCTTGGGGAGTGTTCACTAATGCCCGTGCCTTGCATGGGTGAGAAGGTGAGAGGGGTCTTGACCCAGCCCAGCAGACCCTTCCCACACATCCCTCCTGACTGCTGGTGGCAGCCAAGCCATGCCATCACCTCTGGTGCTGTCCCACCAACAGTGGCTACCACACTGCTCTCATCACCCGAGGGATGCGGAGGAAGCTGAAGATGGGCTCGTGGGGCTCTGGAATTACCGTGGGATGTGACAGGCTCAGTGGTGGGACAGCCGAGGTCGTTCTCAAAATGTTGTTTAGCAgagatttgttttgaaagttgttttgtattggttttctttttccttcccccttaaagttcttgtttttctaaatatctTTGGTAGAAACATGGGCCTTCCTGCTCTTTGGAGGCTTTGGGACAAGGGGCTGTTTCTTgtcattgttttcatttgcacgGCTGCTTTTTTTGGCCAGTGACTTTCTTCCCCTCACAATAACAAGAATTGTTTTTCCGAGCAGCAGTATCAACCTGGCAGCGGTATTCATTGCTTCCTCTCAAAGCACTCAAAAAAGCTCcgctttaaaaaaaccctgtgtgCAGCTTTAACCTGAGTAGTGCCTCCcatctgctgctctccaggTTGCCACTCGTAGTACCCCCCGCCTGCCTTTCGGTTTCCAGCCCTCCTCCTATTTCCACCGGCGCAGTGCTGGGGCTGAACAGTCACCCTTGCATTGCAAACACTCTGGTCGTCACAGCAAAAGTGgattgtgaaaaaaatgttctgtgggGTTTCATAGGAAGCGATTACCACCGGGGTGTGAATTATCCTCaaccttttcccctcctcacGTTGCAGTTTTCCATACAGGACTATACAAGGGAGCGCACAGGACTCGGCAGTTACTGTCGGTAGCTAACGTTGCATATAGGCAGTCGATGAGCATCACCCAGTAATGAATCTGCCCAACGATGAATGGCAATTAGTGCTGCAACATCTGCCCTGACCAGATGTGCTCCAATCTTTGCTATGAACACGTGAAAGCAATCAAAAGGGAGTTTGAGTCCTGATCAAAAGTGTAGATCTAGTATAGGAAAAGCAGCGGAGTCTGGGAGAGGCTGTCCTGGTGCCACCCTCCCCCTGGCTTCTCCCAGGGGAGTTTTCCCTGTCCCTTTTCTCTCAGGTTtgttcctctcctttctttatCCCTTAAGGCACTTTTGACTATCGAGCTGCTGGATGCCCTCAGTGATGGCTCCACGAGCAGGTCTCCCTGTGGGAGGTCTGCCCGGGGGAGCTGAGGTAGGGAGGACCCCAGAGCAGCTGAGGTTGGCTTCAAGGTGAACCCACTAAATCCTGCTGGAAAGCCACTGTCCCATTTCTCCGAAGagctctgaaaacaaagatttttctctaaaatatcTAAATTCCTGACCTGCTGggaatttttttaagtacatCTGCTAGCAGAGATACAAGGCAGGTTATaaagtatttctattttaaattcctCATCCTATACTTTGCCCCCCTCCATGGAAGCAGAAAATGTCAAGgtggattttcttcttccttgaaaACTTTTTGTAAGGAcagagtttggttttttcccctcttccttcctgttctttctttctttctctctcttttttttttttttttcattttcttgaacAGCTCCAGCACTGAAGTTACTAGAGGTGGAAAGCGTAAATGTCAtccatcactgggcagaaatCTTGAAGGGTAGATTTTCTTTGCCAGATCTCT contains these protein-coding regions:
- the LOC130158831 gene encoding BTB/POZ domain-containing protein KCTD8-like translates to MEWRARLTPSPLFLGPVVQGHVSRQLSRHCSLPGSSWLSLPIPEPSETEYSPKKHMSSSEPILDLKTDTAEVLPAHGNPEEPEQSHETRQDPADPSSGDDFATSGMSSYNEPNLTPATDETLLGKDPQSEVRDPSPTDSLPWPEAPEECPACPNTLDFSKSMKKLEEVKQMGQRRNSDHTAVKENGVEVSPVAAAAVSEERRALESELGKCIEEFRKIKIPVAFPNKKRQWQSELLKKYQL